One segment of Toxoplasma gondii ME49 chromosome VI, whole genome shotgun sequence DNA contains the following:
- a CDS encoding mitochondrial carrier superfamily protein (encoded by transcript TGME49_244540~Predicted trans-membrane domain (TMHMM2.0):19-42) has translation MANDKKGPTPNAATTKTDSLFPTGCISCGILTGAVSSTLFTPFDRALYLSVTARRPIFDRRNWLRPYQGVLNTFTSRAINTGLYYPLESIFTNALSSLYTSPGGLKDTESQRQAQVDAEGVGQTKISQKDAEGVLSYPTADEPNSGEAPATPKWIFLAAGQLVGLTSAVVCHPINMLKCASWSGHSDTSSGAFFQFVRRGGVRQLYRGMGPTMMREAMFGGIFSLLRHGYGFSSSGTPPVDTNRPSTCDSTSSDPPTPAQQPSDMQSVAILEVCNPFVENFVAAAIGVVFSSPFNYARNMQLSTPIGAPTPTTWSTLGDLWREAFHSASADGNTPCDRRSNSGVTAKRGAFPQLPKSRTDTSVSPSTKNVADAIPQDIQRKVPRCLVRHPTVRGVVIIADRLRIGWGSVRASIGMSIGAVVYGACLNHLVPLTGGFCMP, from the exons ATGGCGAACGACAAAAAAGGGCCAACGCCAAATGCGGCAACAACCAAGACCGATTCACTCTTCCCGACAGGTTGCATCTCTTGCGGGATTTTGACAGGAGCCGTctcttccactctcttcACCCCGTTCGACAGAG CTTTGTATCTCTCTGTCACGGCTCGGCGGCCTATCTTCGATCGACGAAATTGGCTAAGACCGTACCAAGGTGTCCTGAACACATTCACATCTCGGGCGATTAACACTGGACTCTACTATCCTCTCG AAAGCATCTTCACAAATGCCTTATCCTCTTTATACACTTCCCCTGGAGGTTTGAAGGATACAGAGTCTCAGCGGCAAGCGCAAGTTGATGCTGAGGGGGTCGGTCAAACAAAAATCAGTCAGAAGGATGCAGAAGGCGTCTTGTCCTATCCCACCGCGGACGAACCAAACAGCGGCGAGGCTCCGGCTACTCCCAAATGGATTTTCCTGGCAGCCGGTCAGCTTGTCGGTCTCACGAGTGCAGTCGTTTGCCATCCCATTAACATGTTGAAGTGTGCGAGCTGGAGCGGCCACAGCGATACGTCGTCCGGGGCTTTCTTCCAGTTTGTCCGCCGTGGAG GCGTTCGGCAACTGTATCGTGGCATGGGGCCGACGATGATGAGGGAAGCAATGTTTGGCGGAATTTTCAGTCTCCTTCGCCACGGGTACGGGTTTTCCTCCTCAGGCACTCCGCCAGTGGACACGAACCGGCCCTCTACGTGTGATTCTACTTCATCTGATCCACCAACACCCGCTCAACAACCTTCGGATATGCAGAGCGTGGCCATACTGGAGGTGTGCAATCCGTTCGTCGAGAACTTCGTTGCTGCCGCAATTGGAGtagtgttttcttctccgttcaaCTACGCACGCAATATGCAGCTGTCTACACCGATAGGTGCGCCGACACCCACAACCTGGTCAACGTTGGGCGATCTGTGGAGAGAAGCTTTTCATTCAGCGAGCGCTGACGGAAACACACCGTGCGACCGGAGAAGCAACAGCGGAGTTACTGCAAAAAGAGGGGCTTTTCCGCAGCTGCCAAAGTCGCGCACTGACACCAGTGTTTCTCCGTCGACGAAGAATGTCGCTGATGCAATCCCTCAAGACATTCAACGGAAAGTGCCGAGATGCCTCGTCCGCCACCCCACTGTTCGCGGTGTTGTCATTATCGCAGATCGACTGCGTATCGGATGGGGATCCGTGAGGGCGTCGATAGGCATGAGTATTGGGGCAGTTGTGTACGGTGCTTGCTTGAACCATCTAGTGCCTCTGACAGGTGGTTTCTGCATGCCTTAA
- a CDS encoding hypothetical protein (encoded by transcript TGME49_244530) has protein sequence MFVTHVHFVLLHRRPPQFGNLTDAPPQCPQRQRRFPLSLNGFLQCFLWVPLGWTSSYCGLQIWRLIYPVCLVCIRKGGETPTEMAGPDVREAATRWRLNETPLACSAPLSTLKSACLSPSAKKCLTSSMFFLLASFLLLSRPLSVHGSEEASTLDTPEGRDASSGVLDENGVEPAQENLLGSSVVSQSDQENDALPGDLHENHDAGLPSPAPREAAGESGVRDLEKVIAEDLSFLSSLATMKELTALSDVAAEANSDAGSLVDRRVSMLNTDGEDRKEDAAEGEETGDAANRKQADLSNLLAVDGYSEMAARALPESLLEALEVGGAVHGPRDETEENNQAPAADQEDRLGFQQEDMELTPGNTFESGKGAALRGVRYGVSDGSGAGERHPLPKTTEKQRKPPDSETRTDDSTAEELVVRSFLHGFPELTALLEDPPLNQQSHSDAAASFYADVGEHASTLSTTTAAEDAQDELGANDPENAVLDSEAGERGEAGNAETAAAQAEVLHEALEKTESTAVVEENAVEEPVAAISQSRSRQSVNQAKSLSVDNTPRVGKRNAVKMLASLGAVLSLLGGAAAAYRHFNRQVEVPTETGVSHGE, from the coding sequence ATGTTTGTGACCCACGTGCACTTTGTACTTTTGCACCGCCGGCCCCCCCAATTCGGTAACCTTACAGATGCACCGCCTCAATGTCCTCAAAGGCAAcggcgttttcctctttccctcAACGGTTTCCTGCAGTGTTTCCTTTGGGTGCCTCTGGGCTGGACTTCCAGTTATTGCGGACTCCAGATCTGGCGCCTAATTTACCCAGTTTGTCTCGTTTGCATAAGAAAAGGAGGGGAAACCCCCACAGAAATGGCGGGCCCGGACGTTCGTGAGGCAGCGACGCGCTGGCGTCTCAATGAGACTCCCTTGGCCTGCTCCGCCCCACTTTCGACTCTCAAaagcgcctgtctctctccctctgctaAAAAATGTCTAACTTCGTCAATGTTCTTCTTGctcgcttcgtttctgcttctgtcgcgGCCCCTGTCTGTGCATGGTTCTGAAGAAGCATCTACCTTAGATACCCcggaaggcagagacgcctcCTCCGGAGTCCTGGACGAAAATGGGGTAGAACCGGCGCAAGAAAACTTGCTCGGTTCGTCTGTCGTGTCGCAGAGCGACCAGGAAAATGATGCGCTGCCTGGGGACCTACACGAAAACCACGATGCCGGCCTGCCCTCCCCCGCGCCACGAGAGGCAGCGGGAGAATCTGGAGTTCGTGACCTAGAGAAAGTCATTGCGGAGgatctttccttcctctcttccctcgcgaCTATGAAAGAGCTCACAGCGCTTTCCGATGTCGCTGCTGAAGCTAACTCGGACGCCGGCTCGCTGGTCGACCGACGCGTGTCTATGCTGAACACGGAcggggaagacagaaaggaagatgcagcggaaggcgaagagactgGAGACGCGGCGAATCGCAAGCAAGCGGATTTGTCTAACTTGCTAGCAGTCGACGGGTACTCCGAGATGGCTGCCAGGGCGCTCCCTGAAAGCCTGTTGGAGGCTCTAGAGGTTGGCGGCGCAGTTCATGGTCCGCGAGATGAGACCGAAGAAAACAACCAGGCACCGGCAGCGGACCAAGAGGATCGGCTCGGTTTCCAACAGGAAGATATGGAACTAACCCCCGGAAACACCTTCGAAAGCGGCAAGGGGGCCGCCCTACGTGGCGTGAGGTACGGTGTCAGCGATGGCTCGGGTGCCGGCGAGAGGCATCCGTTGCCAAAAACCACTGAAAAGCAGCGGAAGCCACCGGACTCCGAGACACGAACGGATGACTCCACTGCGGAAGAACTGGTTGTCAGAAGCTTCCTGCACGGTTTCCCCGAGTTGACTGCGTTGCTCGAGGACCCGCCACTAAACCAACAAAGTCACTCGGACGCGGCGGCCTCGTTCTATGCTGACGTGGGTGAACACGCCTCGACCCTCTCCACAACCACAGCGGCTGAGGATGCTCAAGACGAGCTGGGTGCCAACGACCCAGAGAACGCAGTTCTCGACTCCGAGGCGGGGGAAAGGGGCGAGGCCggcaacgcagagacagcggctgCTCAAGCAGAAGTTCTGCACGAAGCTTTGGAGAAAACAGAGTCCACTGCAGTGGTAGAAGAGAATGCCGTGGAAGAACCTGTGGCTGCGATTTCTcagagcagaagcagacagtCTGTCAACCAGGCCAAGTCACTCTCTGTGGACAATACGCCGCGTGTGGGCAAGCGAAACGCTGTGAAAATGCTCGCCTCGCTTGGAGCcgtcctctcgcttctgggAGGAGCGGCTGCGGCGTACCGTCACTTCAACAGACAAGTGGAGGTTCCTACTGAAACTGGCGTCTCCCACGGTGAGTAG
- a CDS encoding hypothetical protein (encoded by transcript TGME49_244550~Predicted trans-membrane domain (TMHMM2.0):595-618) translates to MAKDKRGSCAKRVSSSAGPEASFGFAAVTLSSSLLSASLAATDTHPFGLVVTASPQNSSSGSSPALPVIMLPPASPLSSDAKSHPVKIDFFSFHNSLAASATASELLCRRLPRQAALALRHLPGGCSIPGLWLRVRESDLEEVSESFATQFSISALSAAFSSLAGPSTCPAFFLVLLLPVCASADAESLSRVSSGSPRCLLFAAKNAGSAAPATLPVTLVTSLSSSLSSLSLYVSVVPLCVEIAFSPTELLAEIPLHPENVAGLLAAELSLALEEWFDGPVLYVEEAGGGKAGETQPPRVISDKNAFSLPPSPCRLAYLLPLLPSRVPLRFALSSTSCSRLASLAAARDCQALHASAPSKDPSQVVAIDGTFVATALGSLTSPASSLSASPLSLVCSALCADLAVSFSRRLVQSLSDFAETSPREGGSPECRGRLGARTTKTVSPLAFTRRQFFWTDELNRVRMRTRLSEKESRAEGMAGSENENHEVPLLLSDANAPAADESEDEEDLEATRDTFAFLLGVPNPAPEGELHDGTFPGSLLSVAHGSDGVPGERGSRKESCRDDEFWTEVEATMGGNANRGRGKRAGAEGSESVKTIAVVAAVLGALVAFLAAALLFLPQVTTQQYGQEDL, encoded by the coding sequence ATGGCGAAGGACAAGCGTGGCTCGTGTGCGAAGAGggtgtcttcgtctgcgggTCCCGAAGCTTCTTTCGGATTCGCTGCTGTTACCCTCTCGTCGTCACTGCTCAGCGCGTCTCTGGCGGCTACTGACACGCACCCCTTTGGTCTGGTAGTAACAGCCAGCCCACAGAACTCCTCGTCGGGAAGTTCGCCGGCCCTTCCAGTAATTATGTTgcctcctgcctctccgcTTTCCTCAGACGCGAAGAGTCACCCCGTTAAAATcgactttttctcctttcacAATTCGCTGGCGGCTTCTGCCACAGCCTCGGAGCTGCTCTGTAGGCGCCTGCCGAGACAGGCCGCTCTTGCTCTACGGCACTTGCCTGGCGGCTGCTCCATTCCCGGGCTCTGGCTGCGAGTTCGAGAAAGTGACCTGGAAGAGGTCAGTGAATCCTTCGCCACGCAGTTCTCcatttctgctctctctgccgccttctcttcgctcgcggGTCCTTCGACTTgtcccgccttcttcctggtccttcttctcccggtTTGTGCgagcgcagacgcagagtcgctgtcgcgcgtctcttcggGGTCacctcggtgtctcctcttcgccgcgaaaaacgcaggcTCAGCCGCCCCTGCGACACTCCCCGTGACGCTTgtcacctctctctcgtcctcgctctcctccctgAGTCTCTATGTGTCTGTGGTGCCTCTGTGCGTGGAaatcgccttctctccgacGGAACTGCTGGCTGAAATTCCGCTGCATCCCGAAAACGTGGCGGGGCTCTTGGCTGCCGAGCTGAGTCTCGCCCTCGAGGAGTGGTTCGACGGCCCGGTGCTGTACGTGGAAGAGGCGGGTGGAGGGAAAGCTGGGGAGACACAGCCGCCTCGTGTGATCTCGGACAAAAATGCCTTTTCGCTTCCGCCCTCTCCTTGCCGTCTCGCCTacctcctgcctcttctcccgtctcgcgTACCTCTCAGATTCGCGCTCTCTTCGACTTCCTGCTCCCGGCTTGCTTCCCTGGCGGCTGCGAGAGACTGTCAAgcgttgcatgcgtcagCGCCTTCGAAGGATCCCTCGCAAGTCGTCGCGATCGACGGGACGTTTGTCGCGACCGCCCTGGGTTCGCTGACCTCgcccgcgtcttctctttctgcttctcctctctctttggtGTGCAGCGCACTGTGCGCCGATTtggctgtctccttttcgcgcCGCCTTGTTCAGTCGCTCTCAGACTTCGCTGAGACAAGTCCCCGGGAGGGCGGCAGCCCGGAGTGTCGGGGGCGCCTCGGAGCGCGGACAACGAAgactgtctctcccctcgctttCACTCGTCGCCAGTTCTTCTGGACAGACGAGTTGAACCGGGTGCGAATGAGAACGCGTCTGTCCgaaaaggagagcagagcagaGGGGATGGCAGGCAGCGAGAACGAAAACCACGAGGTTCCACTGCTACTGTCAGACGCCAACGCACCCGCGGctgacgagagcgaagacgaggaagacctCGAGGCTACTCGCGACaccttcgcctttctcttggGTGTACCCAACCCTGCGCCGGAAGGCGAGCTTCACGACGGTACCTTCCCcggttctctcctttccgtAGCACACGGTTCCGACGGAGTTCCGGGTGAAAGGGGGAGCCGCAAAGAGAGCTGTCGCGATGACGAGTTTTGGACTGAAGTGGAAGCCACAATGGGAGGGAACGCCAACAGAGGCCGAGGGAAACGTGCGGGGGCAGAGGGGAGTGAATCTGTCAAAACCATCGCAGTAGTGGCCGCCGTGCTCGGAGCActtgtcgccttcctcgctgctgctctcctctttctgcccCAAGTGACGACTCAGCAATACGGGCAAGAAGATCTCTAG
- a CDS encoding heat shock protein 90, putative (encoded by transcript TGME49_244560~Signal peptide predicted by SignalP 2.0 HMM (probability 0.966) with cleavage site probability 0.221 at residue 43~Predicted trans-membrane domain (TMHMM2.0):11-34) yields the protein MSPAGRRTPKKLAFAALLLGVSVACTSSFFSASVSPSALWVAATETDAAEPLTAEEAPRSLPIDESEKAAAPLTAEEQEAVQKSQESHQYQTEVSRLMDIIINSLYTQREVFLRELISNAVDALEKVRFTALSHPEVLEPKKNLDIRIEFDADAKTLSIIDSGIGMTKQDLINNLGTVAKSGTSNFLEAMAQGNDVNLIGQFGVGFYSAFLVADKVTVVSKNVEDDQHIWESSADAKFHVAKDPRGNTLGRGTCVTLHLKEDATEFLNEWKLKDLTTRFSQFMSYPIYVRTSRTVTEEVPIEDEEAETKDEDKEKDEDKDKDDVEVTEGDKDEKKDKPKTKKVEKKKDEWEQVNTQKAIWLRPKEEIEEKEYNEFYKSVSKDWSDPLAHIHFSAEGEVEFKALLYIPKRAPSDIYSNYFDKQTSVKVYVRRVLVADQFDDLLPKYLHFVKGVVDSDDLPLNVSREQLQQHKILNVISKKLVRKTLDTMRKLSVDALKEREEMEKELEQEEDEAKKKELQKKLKEKSVYERFYDEFSRNLKLGCYEDDTNRNKLLKLLRFHTSKSGPERSVTLESFVAKLPENQPNIYYAAGESAEQLMKAPEMQIFLKKDIEVLFLLEAMDEPCIQRVMDFEGKKFVSIQKGDVQLDQTEEEKKTEKRLKKAFEPLLSWWKKLLGEKVTKVEVSKRLVEAPCAVVASEWGYSAQMEKIMKTQTFADPRHVRMMAGQKVFEINPHHRMIQYLLAQVQKEGDNVGSKEIEMARLLFEVAKLASGFEVEDPKDVAASLYKAVAADLTLPTDEPMIAEYELPREEEDEKVGDEDAKDEEKNEEGEADEPEEKEHTEKHDEL from the exons ATGTCTCCGGCCGGCCGGAGGACCCCGAAGAAGCTGGCCTTCGCGGCCCTGCTTCTGGGCGTCTCCGTTGCATGTACGTCcagctttttttctgcttcagtCTCTCCCTCGGCGCTTTGGGTGGCGGCGACTGAGACTGACGCCGCAGAGCCTTTGACTGCGGAGGAGGCGCCGCGGTCGCTGCCGAtcgacgagagcgagaaggcggcggcgcccTTGACCGCCGAGGAGCAGGAGGCGGTGCAGAAGAGCCAAGAGAGTCACCAGTACCAGACGGAGGTGTCGCGTTTGATGGACATCATCATCAACTCGCTGTACACGCAGCGCGAGGTATTTCTCCGCGAGTTGATTTCGAACGCCGTGGACGCATTGGAGAAGGTCCGCTTCACGGCGCTCAGCCATCCGGAGGTGCtggagccgaagaagaacctGGACATTCGGATCGAgttcgacgcagacgcgaagaCGCTGAGCATCATCGACTCGGGGATTGGGATGACCAAGCAAGACTTGATCAACAACCTCGGCACCGTCGCTAAGTCAGGCACGAGCAACTTCCTCGAAGCCATGGCCCAGGGCAACGATGTGAACTTGATCGGACAGTTCGGCGTCGGCTTCTACAGCGCCTTCCTGGTTGCAGACAAAGTCACTGTGGTCTCCAAGAACGTCGAAGACGATCAACATATCTGGGAAAGCTCTGCAGATGCGAAGTTCCACGTCGCGAAAGACCCGCGAGGCAACACCCTCGGCCGCGGAACTTGCGTCACGCTCCACCTCAAGGAAGACGCCACAGAATTCCTCAACGAGTGGAAGCTGAAGGACTTGACTACGCGGTTCAGCCAGTTCATGAGCTACCCCATCTACGTTCGCACCTCGCGCACCGTCACGGAAGAAGTCCCGatcgaagacgaggaagcagagaccaaggacgaagacaaggagaaggacgaagacaaGGACAAGGACGACGTCGAGGTCACCGAGGGCGacaaggacgagaagaaagacaag ccaaagacgaagaaggtggagaagaagaaggacgaatgGGAGCAAGTGAACACACAGAAGGCGATCTGGCTGCGTCCGAAGGAGGagatcgaggagaaggagtACAACGAGTTCTACAAGAGCGTGAGCAAGGACTGGTCCGACCCCCTTGCGCACATCCACTTTTCGGCGGAGGGCGAGGTCGAGTTCAAAGCGCTTCTGTACATTCCCAAGCGGGCGCCTTCGGACATCTACAGCAACTACTTTGACAAGCAAACGTCTGTGAAGGTGTACGTTCGCCGCGTCTTGGTCGCAGACCAGTTCGACGACCTTCTCCCCAAGTACCTGCACTTCGTCAAGGGCGTGGTAGACAGCGACGACTTGCCGCTGAATGTGTCTcgcgagcagctgcagcaacACAAGATTCTGAACGTTATTTCGAAGAAGCTGGTCCGAAAGACGCTCGACACGATGCGGAAGCTGTCGGTGGACGCGCTGAAGGAACgcgaggagatggagaaggagctcgagcaagaggaagacgaggcgaagaagaaagagctgcagaagaagctgaaggagaagagcgtcTACGAGCGGTTCTACGACGAGTTCTCGCGGAACCTGAAGCTCGGCTGCTACGAAGACGACACAAACCGAAACAAGCTTCTGAAGCTCCTGCGCTTCCACACGAGCAAGTCTGGCCCTGAGCGCTCCGTCACCCTCGAGAGCTTCGTCGCGAAACTCCCAGAAAACCAACCCAACATCTACTACGCGGCTGGCGAGTCCGCCGAGCAACTCATGAAGGCTCCGGAAATGCAGATCTTCTTGAAAAAAGACATCGAAGTTCTGTTCCTCCTCGAGGCCATGGACGAACCGTGCATTCAACGCGTCATGGACTTCGAAG GAAAGAAGTTTGTGTCGATTCAGAAGGGCGACGTGCAGCTGGACcagacggaggaggagaagaagacggagaagcgttTGAAGAAGGCGTTCGAGCCGCTTCTGTCGTGGTGGAAGAAGTTGCTTGGCGAGAAGGTGACGAAGGTCGAGGTGTCGAAGCGCCTGGTGGAGGCGCCGTGCGCCGTCGTGGCGTCTGAGTGGGGTTACTCTGCGCAGATGGAGAAGATCATGAAGACGCAAACGTTTGCAGATCCGCGTCACGTCCGCATGATGGCTGGCCAGAAGGTGTTTGAGATCAACCCACACCATCGGATGATTCAGTACCTCCTCGCGCAGGTCCAGAAGGAAGGGGACAACGTCGGCTCGAAGGAGATAGAGATGGCTCGGCTCTTGTTCGAAGTCGCGAAACTGGCGTCCGGGTTCGAGGTCGAGGACCCAAAGGATGTCGCGGCGAGCCTGTACAAAGCAGTGGCCGCAGACCTGACGCTACCGACAGACGAACCGATGATCGCCGAGTACGAACTGcctcgcgaagaagaagacgagaaggtcGGAGATGAGGACGCaaaggacgaggaaaagaacgaagagggcgaggcagacgaaccggaagagaaagaacacacTGAGAAGCACGACGAACTGTGA